Proteins from a genomic interval of Rubinisphaera italica:
- a CDS encoding acyl-CoA dehydrogenase family protein, whose product MHDYYLSTEIDHQIFTQISALAAQTDQKNLWPVDQLEILKQAGVFAWDLPEEFGGTACQTTQYTKLYLDLSVACLSTAFVLSQRNAAVQRIAACENEELKQKYLPSLAAGKIWATVGISHLSTSRQHLSKPSVTAEATDSGYLIDGFVPWVTGVNHTDLLVTGGTLPDGRQLLTTASCPNKSIAFGEIADMLSLTSSSTGNLKLQGLQISADDVIAGPVEQVMKSGGGGTGSLTTSVITAGVARRAVLGLVEEAEKRIELKSEADQMQAESQQLVNDLLILEENPSCDDSKLTPQSLRTRANSLVLRAAQAYLTATKGSGFLKGHPAERTIREAMFFLVWSCPAAVAQSAMKEFACSPTFLVES is encoded by the coding sequence ATGCATGATTATTACCTGTCGACCGAAATTGACCATCAGATATTCACTCAGATTTCTGCCCTGGCCGCACAAACGGATCAAAAAAATCTCTGGCCGGTAGATCAGCTTGAGATTTTGAAACAGGCGGGAGTCTTCGCCTGGGATCTTCCCGAGGAATTTGGCGGAACAGCTTGTCAAACGACTCAGTATACAAAGCTGTATCTGGATCTCTCGGTCGCCTGCTTGTCGACCGCGTTTGTCTTATCACAACGAAACGCGGCTGTTCAGCGAATCGCTGCCTGTGAAAACGAGGAACTGAAACAAAAGTATTTACCGAGCCTGGCTGCAGGAAAAATCTGGGCAACCGTCGGGATTTCGCATCTATCGACATCTCGTCAGCATTTGAGTAAGCCTTCCGTCACTGCTGAGGCAACAGACTCTGGATATCTTATCGACGGTTTTGTTCCCTGGGTCACGGGAGTAAACCATACCGATCTCCTCGTCACTGGTGGCACCCTGCCCGATGGTCGTCAATTGTTGACAACGGCCTCTTGCCCTAACAAAAGCATTGCATTTGGGGAAATCGCGGACATGCTTTCTTTGACTTCGTCATCAACAGGAAATTTGAAACTTCAGGGATTACAGATTTCGGCAGATGACGTGATTGCCGGCCCCGTTGAACAGGTGATGAAATCGGGTGGTGGAGGCACCGGATCGCTCACAACCAGTGTCATCACGGCAGGTGTTGCTCGAAGAGCCGTATTGGGATTGGTAGAGGAGGCTGAAAAACGGATCGAACTAAAATCAGAAGCGGACCAGATGCAAGCCGAGTCTCAGCAACTGGTGAACGATCTGTTAATACTGGAAGAGAACCCAAGTTGCGATGATTCGAAATTGACGCCGCAGTCTTTAAGAACACGAGCGAACTCGCTGGTCCTGCGAGCTGCTCAGGCTTACTTAACGGCGACCAAAGGAAGCGGCTTCCTCAAAGGGCACCCAGCGGAACGAACCATTCGCGAAGCAATGTTTTTCCTGGTCTGGTCCTGCCCGGCTGCAGTGGCCCAATCCGCCATGAAAGAATTTGCCTGCTCACCGACTTTTCTTGTTGAGAGTTAA
- a CDS encoding 3-keto-disaccharide hydrolase, with protein MQIFQFTHLQFCILLGCGISILSGCESPQTPSDEDVTSMETPVENSSAKQPMQPATDDFAPEEGYRILTLADFNKVAAEEETWTQNGTSLISTGVPKGYLQSHKNFKNFSLIFEFRFLPKPGLSEEKLPQSNTGVLVYIGPEQKIWPESVEIQGKFSELASIKSNGGIANVVIEDNPKAREQVRHPVGEWNEIEVISLDGTLTSFLNGTKICKSAPGERSEGTLGFQAEGFPLEFRRIRIAVK; from the coding sequence ATGCAGATTTTCCAATTCACTCATCTCCAGTTCTGTATTTTACTGGGATGTGGAATCTCAATTCTGAGTGGATGCGAATCTCCGCAAACTCCTTCTGATGAAGATGTTACTTCAATGGAAACTCCTGTGGAGAACTCTTCGGCAAAACAGCCAATGCAGCCAGCCACAGATGATTTTGCTCCAGAGGAAGGCTATCGAATATTAACTCTGGCTGATTTCAACAAAGTTGCCGCCGAAGAAGAGACCTGGACTCAAAATGGGACCTCGCTAATCTCTACGGGAGTGCCTAAGGGGTATCTGCAAAGCCACAAAAACTTCAAGAATTTTTCGTTAATATTCGAGTTTCGCTTCCTGCCCAAACCGGGTTTAAGCGAAGAGAAATTGCCTCAAAGCAATACGGGCGTGCTGGTTTATATCGGCCCGGAGCAGAAAATCTGGCCAGAATCAGTGGAAATACAGGGGAAATTCAGCGAATTAGCCTCCATCAAATCCAACGGCGGAATCGCGAATGTCGTAATCGAAGATAATCCCAAGGCTCGAGAGCAAGTTCGTCATCCAGTGGGAGAATGGAACGAAATCGAGGTCATTTCACTTGATGGCACACTGACCTCTTTCTTGAATGGAACCAAAATCTGCAAAAGTGCTCCAGGCGAACGCAGTGAAGGAACTCTCGGCTTCCAGGCGGAAGGGTTTCCTCTGGAATTTCGACGAATTCGGATCGCTGTAAAATAA
- a CDS encoding PDZ domain-containing protein, whose amino-acid sequence MRVKITCHLPVAFLFAILFCGSIATAELPPAPALPELTSELRQQALLKLDADDYHTRAEAQQLLEQGGIETAQALPKYAATASIEGKVRAEKVLEQITLKLVQTQADEQIKKVQQVTQDFRQADFDLFGPRLDEFQTTYATLMERASARRLIRLNAVIDFEKANKPIEGISNTQFAIDLPELVYLGADFTGQEEDLQHISKILLTSEMQLGNRRGIYHIGNCPIPIERLRDLAAGVPGVAVEHRSSARMGISGPVSTSYSEETDWKIQTVQPGTSAKYAGLQTQDTIVRLDGKLVGNFKSFTVDLEPYQPGDRLTLDIQRDYAKSKIVELELDDKKQCGIEVDADFKRFVLIKSVTKDSAAERAGLSSMYRIDRVNGLPLFRPEDYAHLMTLIQDEETIKLTVRPLEAVEVQMRGWVGPYR is encoded by the coding sequence ATGAGAGTTAAAATAACTTGCCATCTACCAGTGGCTTTCCTGTTCGCAATTCTATTTTGCGGTTCGATCGCTACTGCCGAGCTTCCCCCGGCCCCTGCTCTTCCGGAATTAACAAGCGAATTACGTCAGCAGGCCCTGCTTAAGCTTGATGCCGATGATTATCACACGCGAGCAGAGGCTCAACAGCTGCTTGAACAAGGGGGAATTGAAACCGCACAGGCATTACCCAAATATGCAGCAACGGCATCGATTGAAGGAAAAGTGCGTGCCGAGAAAGTTCTGGAACAGATCACATTAAAATTGGTTCAGACTCAGGCCGACGAACAGATTAAGAAAGTTCAGCAAGTGACTCAAGACTTTCGTCAGGCTGATTTCGATTTGTTCGGGCCTCGGCTTGATGAATTCCAAACGACTTACGCAACTCTTATGGAACGGGCCAGTGCCCGCAGGCTGATTCGCTTGAATGCGGTGATTGATTTTGAAAAAGCGAATAAACCGATTGAGGGCATCTCAAACACTCAATTCGCGATAGACTTACCAGAGTTAGTCTATCTCGGCGCAGATTTTACTGGCCAGGAAGAAGATCTCCAGCACATTTCAAAAATTCTGCTGACCAGTGAAATGCAACTGGGAAATCGAAGAGGTATCTATCATATTGGCAACTGTCCCATTCCCATCGAGCGATTGAGAGACTTAGCTGCTGGTGTGCCGGGGGTTGCTGTAGAGCATCGGAGTTCTGCCCGGATGGGAATTTCAGGGCCAGTCAGCACGTCTTACAGTGAAGAGACCGATTGGAAAATCCAAACGGTTCAGCCAGGAACTTCGGCGAAGTATGCCGGTTTGCAGACTCAGGATACGATCGTTCGTCTGGATGGAAAACTCGTCGGAAATTTCAAAAGTTTCACCGTCGACCTTGAACCTTATCAACCAGGCGATCGCCTGACGCTCGATATCCAGCGGGATTATGCTAAGTCAAAAATTGTGGAACTTGAACTGGATGATAAAAAGCAATGTGGCATCGAAGTCGATGCGGATTTTAAGCGTTTCGTGCTGATTAAATCAGTCACAAAAGACTCTGCCGCAGAACGAGCAGGACTCTCTTCGATGTACCGCATCGACCGCGTTAACGGCTTGCCGTTATTCCGCCCCGAAGATTACGCTCATCTAATGACACTGATCCAGGATGAAGAAACCATCAAGTTGACAGTCAGACCACTCGAAGCCGTCGAAGTTCAAATGCGCGGTTGGGTTGGACCTTACAGGTAG
- a CDS encoding PSD1 and planctomycete cytochrome C domain-containing protein → MNDLDLHYNDLSTFLSRTLLVILGFSVHQQVLADGPLQFNRDIRPILSDNCYACHGPDASKREAELRLDAGEDVIRDRGGYRVIAPEHPENSELIARIVSEDHDLIMPPAEHGEPLSSEQIALLRQWIREGATFESHWSFQPLAEVTPPEQKSGANPIDAFIAIRLKEKGYQFSSQAEPRVLLKRMSFDLTGLPPDPADVHAFEKAHTAEDYKKWVEKLLASPHFGERMAMYWLDLVRYADSLGYHGDQERSVSPYRDYVIQAFNENKPFDQFTIEQLAGDLLPNPTLEQKVASTYNRLNRASGEGGVQPKEYLAKYAADRVRTLGTVWLGTTVGCAECHDHKFDPYSIKDFYSFAAFFADIKELGIVSGARHIEQLPVPTTEQKVQQENLKSKLTAAEQAYLKDSPELQVAFENWQIQALEQAEIWETLKPASATSQGGATLNIVEEGTIVVSGKSPDKDVYRIVLPLEKSLSKITALQMEILPDDSLPNKGPGRAGNGNFVVNSINATINGKSVKWSRSFASHSQQGLPAENLAANQKGWAILPQTGQRNHVVLVIENPAQFTAEGESELVVEISQNHGTSHTLGKFRLSVTSSDHLNDKLSFPEASIVALLKSEERNSADSQKKLMAYFREQSPLLKTERDSVNQLRKELTRLEASILTTLATKATNPREMRVLPRGDWMNDKGEIVSPSVPVFLAPAVEKSERLNRLDLANWLVDPQNPLVARTFVNRIWMLFFGQGLSPNVDDLGAQGQSPSHPELLDWLAQEFIESGWDVKHLVKLIVTSQTYRQQSQATPELRKQDPFNRLYARQSRWRLDAEMIRDNALAISGLLDLDVGGPSVKPYQPVGYWAQLNFPKRKYQASNGEAQYRRGVYTHWQRTFLHPSLLAFDAPAREECTARRERSNTPIQALVLLNDPTYVEAARVFAQKILQTELTEENERLDWAWNRALARSISDEEQSVLLAQLHEAQMYYEQHPDAAAQVVKVGLAPVPTGVSPVEIATWMTATRILLNLQETITRY, encoded by the coding sequence ATGAATGATCTGGATCTCCACTACAATGATTTGTCGACATTTCTTTCGAGAACTCTTCTGGTCATTCTGGGCTTTTCAGTGCATCAGCAGGTTCTGGCGGACGGTCCATTACAGTTCAATCGCGATATCAGGCCGATTCTTTCCGACAACTGCTATGCCTGCCATGGCCCGGATGCGAGCAAACGGGAAGCGGAACTCCGATTGGATGCTGGCGAGGATGTGATCCGAGATCGCGGAGGATATCGGGTGATTGCTCCTGAGCATCCGGAGAATAGTGAGTTGATCGCTCGCATCGTCAGCGAAGATCACGATTTGATCATGCCGCCCGCTGAACATGGTGAACCATTAAGTTCAGAGCAAATCGCGTTATTGCGACAGTGGATTCGGGAAGGAGCCACTTTTGAATCTCACTGGTCATTTCAGCCCCTGGCAGAAGTCACGCCTCCTGAGCAGAAGTCGGGCGCGAATCCGATTGATGCCTTCATTGCCATAAGGCTGAAAGAAAAAGGATATCAGTTTTCCAGTCAGGCGGAACCTCGAGTCCTACTGAAGCGTATGAGTTTCGATTTGACAGGTTTACCACCTGACCCGGCTGATGTGCATGCTTTTGAGAAAGCGCATACCGCAGAAGATTATAAGAAATGGGTCGAGAAACTGCTGGCATCTCCACACTTCGGGGAGCGGATGGCGATGTACTGGCTCGATCTGGTGCGATATGCAGACTCGCTCGGATATCATGGCGATCAGGAACGATCGGTTTCGCCGTATCGAGATTATGTGATTCAGGCCTTCAATGAGAATAAGCCGTTCGATCAATTTACGATCGAACAATTGGCTGGAGATTTATTGCCTAATCCTACTTTGGAGCAGAAGGTAGCATCCACTTATAACCGGCTCAACCGTGCTTCCGGCGAAGGGGGTGTTCAGCCAAAGGAATATCTTGCGAAGTACGCAGCCGATCGTGTGCGAACGCTGGGAACGGTCTGGTTAGGAACTACCGTCGGCTGTGCGGAATGTCACGATCACAAATTCGATCCCTATTCCATCAAAGATTTTTACAGTTTTGCCGCCTTTTTTGCAGATATCAAAGAGCTGGGAATTGTTTCAGGTGCCAGGCATATCGAACAGTTGCCTGTGCCGACAACAGAGCAGAAAGTTCAGCAGGAGAATCTGAAATCCAAACTTACAGCAGCCGAGCAGGCTTATCTGAAAGATTCCCCCGAATTGCAAGTGGCCTTTGAGAACTGGCAGATTCAAGCGCTCGAACAGGCAGAAATCTGGGAGACTCTCAAACCAGCATCTGCGACCTCTCAAGGTGGGGCAACTTTGAATATTGTCGAAGAAGGCACAATTGTGGTGTCAGGAAAATCTCCAGACAAAGATGTTTATCGGATCGTTTTACCGCTTGAGAAGTCGCTTTCCAAAATCACTGCTCTTCAAATGGAGATATTGCCCGATGATTCCCTCCCCAATAAAGGCCCCGGGCGAGCCGGCAATGGAAATTTTGTGGTGAATTCGATCAACGCCACCATCAATGGAAAGTCTGTGAAATGGAGCCGTTCGTTTGCCTCGCATTCTCAGCAGGGTTTGCCGGCAGAGAATCTGGCCGCAAATCAAAAAGGGTGGGCAATTCTTCCGCAAACAGGGCAACGCAATCATGTTGTCCTGGTGATCGAGAATCCCGCCCAGTTCACAGCGGAAGGCGAATCGGAACTTGTCGTCGAAATCTCACAAAATCACGGGACTTCGCATACGCTGGGGAAATTTCGGCTGTCAGTGACGTCATCTGATCACCTGAATGACAAACTCTCGTTTCCAGAAGCCTCAATTGTTGCACTCCTGAAAAGTGAAGAGCGAAACTCTGCCGATTCGCAAAAGAAACTGATGGCTTATTTTCGCGAGCAATCTCCTCTGCTCAAAACAGAACGTGATTCTGTAAATCAATTGCGGAAAGAACTGACACGTCTGGAAGCTTCGATTCTGACAACACTCGCGACGAAAGCAACAAATCCTCGTGAAATGCGTGTGTTGCCACGGGGGGACTGGATGAATGATAAAGGCGAGATCGTATCTCCTTCCGTTCCCGTCTTTCTGGCTCCTGCTGTGGAAAAGTCGGAACGCTTGAATCGACTTGATCTGGCAAACTGGTTGGTCGATCCCCAGAACCCTCTGGTCGCACGCACGTTCGTCAATCGGATCTGGATGTTGTTTTTTGGACAGGGGCTATCTCCTAATGTGGACGATCTGGGAGCACAGGGGCAGTCCCCTTCACATCCGGAATTGTTGGACTGGCTTGCACAGGAATTTATTGAAAGTGGATGGGATGTGAAGCATCTCGTCAAATTGATTGTCACCTCGCAAACGTATCGCCAGCAGTCACAGGCGACTCCAGAGCTGCGAAAGCAGGATCCGTTCAATCGGTTGTATGCACGTCAGTCCCGCTGGAGGCTCGATGCCGAGATGATTCGAGATAATGCGCTTGCCATCAGTGGGTTACTCGACCTGGATGTAGGCGGGCCGAGTGTCAAACCTTATCAACCAGTCGGTTACTGGGCTCAGTTGAATTTCCCAAAGCGAAAGTATCAGGCCTCGAATGGAGAAGCTCAATATCGACGTGGAGTTTATACTCATTGGCAACGGACATTCCTGCATCCAAGCCTGCTTGCATTTGATGCCCCGGCTCGCGAGGAGTGTACTGCTCGTCGCGAACGTTCCAATACGCCTATTCAGGCTCTGGTTCTGTTGAACGATCCGACCTATGTCGAGGCGGCTCGTGTGTTCGCTCAGAAGATATTGCAAACAGAGCTCACTGAAGAAAACGAGCGACTGGACTGGGCCTGGAATCGGGCACTGGCTCGTTCAATTTCCGATGAGGAGCAATCCGTCTTGCTGGCTCAACTTCACGAAGCACAGATGTATTATGAACAACATCCCGATGCCGCCGCTCAGGTTGTGAAAGTCGGTTTGGCTCCCGTCCCAACTGGAGTTTCCCCAGTCGAAATTGCGACCTGGATGACTGCGACACGTATTCTGTTAAATCTGCAGGAAACAATTACGAGATATTGA
- a CDS encoding DUF1501 domain-containing protein — protein MIDYQAQQLAALKQNRRSFIKHTGAGIGGIALHALMAAENNSALAGELTTGHLKTLHYPQRVKRMIHLCMAGGPSHLETLDDKPTLRAKHGEPMPESLTKGQQIAQLQGRALNCFAPQFEFKKFGASGQSISELFPQIGSVADDLCIIRSMHTDQINHDPAHTLFNTGSGNAGRPSMGAWLLYGLGQETENLPGYVVLTSVGKGGQAQPIAARQWHSGFLPSRYQGVQFHASGAPVLYLNRPEGVTMSQQESLVGSINQLNRQFDSVVDDPEIATRIQQYEMAFRMQSSVPELMDLTGETKQTFEQYGTQGGDGTYASNCLLARRLIEKGVRFVQLYHRAWDHHGGIKRSMEITADEVDRATAGLIADLKERGLLDETLVVWSGEFGRTPMAQGSGRDHHIKGFSMFMAGGGIKPGFSYGNTDEFGYNAVENPVHVRDFHATMLRLFGIDHHKLTYKFQGLDFKLTGVEEAHVVEEVLS, from the coding sequence ATGATTGATTATCAAGCTCAGCAATTAGCTGCTTTAAAGCAGAATCGTCGGAGTTTTATTAAACATACCGGGGCAGGTATTGGCGGGATTGCATTGCATGCATTGATGGCGGCTGAAAACAATTCGGCTTTAGCGGGGGAATTGACGACTGGCCATCTCAAAACCTTGCACTATCCGCAACGTGTCAAACGAATGATTCACCTGTGTATGGCGGGAGGACCTTCGCATCTGGAAACACTGGATGACAAGCCGACCTTGCGTGCTAAGCACGGTGAACCGATGCCGGAGTCGCTGACAAAGGGGCAGCAGATTGCTCAATTACAGGGTCGAGCACTCAACTGTTTTGCTCCTCAGTTTGAATTCAAAAAGTTTGGAGCGAGCGGTCAATCGATTAGTGAGTTGTTTCCACAGATTGGATCGGTTGCCGATGACCTTTGCATCATTCGTTCGATGCATACCGATCAAATCAATCACGATCCTGCTCACACATTGTTCAATACTGGCAGTGGAAACGCGGGCCGTCCCAGTATGGGAGCCTGGTTGCTGTATGGTCTGGGGCAGGAAACCGAAAATCTTCCAGGCTATGTCGTGTTAACATCCGTTGGAAAGGGAGGGCAGGCACAGCCGATTGCCGCCCGTCAATGGCATAGCGGCTTTTTACCGTCGCGATATCAGGGAGTCCAGTTTCATGCTTCCGGGGCTCCGGTTTTGTATTTGAATCGTCCGGAAGGGGTGACAATGTCTCAGCAGGAAAGTCTTGTCGGTTCGATCAATCAACTGAATCGCCAGTTCGATTCCGTGGTCGACGATCCCGAAATTGCGACGCGAATCCAGCAATATGAAATGGCATTTCGGATGCAATCGAGCGTGCCGGAGTTGATGGATTTGACTGGGGAAACAAAACAGACATTCGAGCAATACGGCACCCAGGGAGGTGATGGGACCTATGCATCCAACTGCCTGCTTGCTCGAAGGCTGATTGAAAAGGGTGTTCGGTTTGTGCAGTTGTACCATCGGGCATGGGATCATCACGGCGGCATCAAACGTTCAATGGAAATCACTGCAGACGAAGTCGATCGTGCCACTGCTGGTTTGATCGCCGATCTGAAAGAGCGAGGCTTACTCGATGAGACGCTCGTTGTCTGGTCGGGAGAATTTGGTCGTACTCCGATGGCTCAAGGGTCAGGACGAGACCATCACATCAAGGGATTTTCGATGTTTATGGCTGGAGGAGGAATCAAACCAGGATTTTCCTACGGAAATACCGACGAATTCGGCTACAATGCTGTCGAGAATCCGGTGCATGTGCGAGATTTTCATGCCACGATGCTCAGGCTGTTCGGGATCGATCATCACAAATTGACCTACAAATTTCAGGGGCTCGATTTTAAATTGACTGGTGTGGAAGAAGCCCATGTCGTGGAAGAGGTTTTGTCCTGA
- the bioD gene encoding dethiobiotin synthase codes for MRGLFVTGTDTDVGKTYITCELIRRLRAEDCSVGAYKPVCSGSVLSITGQQTWSDLEELHSATGREFPSDRICPQRFHTAVAPPRAAALESRVVNESQLIDGLADWQSHVDYLLVEGAGGLLSPVSDQHTNASLAQEFGFPILIIARAGLGTINHTLLTIEAAQSRGLRIAGIILNETQPRSLVTGRDESLNHNLQDLRSWTNCPVLGYWSYQGHALVDEFGQSISLNWQERFDISASVG; via the coding sequence ATGCGCGGTTTGTTTGTCACAGGAACCGATACCGATGTTGGCAAAACCTACATAACATGCGAATTGATCCGTCGCTTACGTGCTGAAGATTGCTCGGTTGGAGCATATAAACCAGTTTGCTCGGGTTCAGTGCTTTCAATAACGGGTCAACAAACTTGGTCGGATCTAGAGGAACTGCATTCGGCCACTGGCAGAGAATTTCCGAGTGATCGGATTTGTCCTCAGCGATTTCATACAGCGGTCGCCCCGCCGCGAGCAGCAGCGTTGGAAAGTCGAGTTGTTAATGAGTCGCAGCTGATCGATGGACTGGCTGACTGGCAATCTCATGTGGACTATCTGCTCGTCGAAGGAGCAGGGGGGCTGCTTTCTCCTGTTTCCGATCAGCATACGAATGCTTCGCTGGCTCAAGAGTTTGGGTTTCCCATACTGATTATCGCTCGGGCAGGTTTGGGGACGATCAATCATACACTCCTAACGATCGAAGCGGCTCAGAGTCGTGGGTTAAGAATAGCGGGCATCATCTTGAATGAGACTCAACCCAGGTCTCTGGTGACTGGTCGGGATGAATCTCTGAATCATAATCTGCAAGACTTGCGGAGCTGGACGAATTGTCCCGTGTTGGGGTACTGGTCCTATCAGGGGCATGCTTTAGTCGATGAATTTGGTCAGTCAATTTCGCTCAATTGGCAAGAACGATTCGACATCTCTGCATCGGTTGGGTAA